A single genomic interval of Actinomycetota bacterium harbors:
- a CDS encoding zinc-dependent metalloprotease, translating to MSTGLVETGVAVRVAQRFAVDPIAGSYLVEGLAADFAARVAEAEPLVAEEAGFAPATPAHARVMSRAEWAEANIASTVRLLSPLLERVEARIPTPPVGSPAGLARRAYGSALGAQLGGVLGFVSQRVLGQYELDLSNAGEVWFVGPNIVLIEHRFGFLPHDFRLWVATHELAHRAQFEGNVWLRGYFTGLVRSLVDSLELQPLMLLDRVMKMRRADPDDPTPVGIRLLDEHQREIFDRLQALMSVVEGHGNFVMDRVAVDHIPTQPRMRRSLSGASLDGPLGRILRRVLGLDMKKLQYDEGQRFFEAVHAVGGRDGVRAAFAEAGNLPDLAELREPALWLARVAP from the coding sequence ATGAGCACGGGCTTGGTGGAGACGGGGGTGGCGGTCAGGGTCGCCCAGCGGTTCGCGGTCGACCCCATCGCCGGGTCCTACCTGGTCGAAGGCCTCGCCGCCGACTTCGCCGCCCGGGTGGCGGAGGCCGAACCCCTGGTGGCCGAGGAAGCCGGCTTCGCCCCTGCCACCCCGGCCCACGCCCGGGTCATGAGCCGGGCCGAATGGGCGGAGGCCAACATCGCCTCCACCGTGCGCCTGCTCTCGCCGCTGCTGGAGCGGGTCGAGGCCCGGATCCCGACCCCGCCGGTGGGCTCGCCTGCCGGCCTCGCCCGCCGGGCGTACGGCTCGGCCCTCGGCGCCCAGCTGGGCGGGGTGCTCGGCTTCGTCTCGCAGCGGGTGCTGGGCCAGTACGAGCTCGACCTCTCCAACGCCGGCGAGGTCTGGTTCGTGGGCCCCAACATCGTGCTCATCGAGCACCGCTTCGGATTCCTGCCGCACGACTTCCGCCTCTGGGTCGCCACCCACGAGCTGGCCCACCGGGCGCAGTTCGAGGGCAACGTCTGGCTGCGGGGCTACTTCACCGGCCTCGTCCGCTCGCTGGTCGATTCGCTCGAGCTCCAGCCGCTCATGCTCCTGGACCGGGTGATGAAGATGCGCCGGGCGGACCCCGACGACCCCACCCCGGTGGGCATCCGCCTCCTCGATGAGCACCAGCGGGAGATCTTTGACCGCCTCCAGGCCCTCATGTCGGTGGTGGAGGGCCACGGCAACTTCGTGATGGACCGGGTGGCGGTGGACCACATCCCAACGCAGCCCCGCATGCGCCGCAGCCTGTCCGGGGCGTCGCTGGACGGGCCGCTGGGCCGGATCCTGCGGCGGGTCCTCGGCCTCGACATGAAGAAGCTGCAGTACGACGAGGGCCAGCGCTTCTTCGAGGCCGTCCACGCCGTCGGGGGCCGGGACGGCGTGCGGGCCGCCTTCGCCGAGGCGGGCAACCTGCCGGACCTGGCGGAGCTCCGCGAGCCGGCGCTGTGGCTGGCGAGAGTGGCGCCCTGA
- a CDS encoding plastocyanin/azurin family copper-binding protein: MVRKLMLGLCLAAATFAVPSTALAKGQGSKTAPAQAAAANTVDATEQGSNLVFTPDTITVTQGGTVTFKDTGQAAHTATADNGSFDSGNLNAGDSYTTPPLTTVGTISYKCTYHASLGMVGTINVVAGGPGAKVPTVTASVSPTPSPSFFGSGLPSPQTAPTPPPSQKYFPKVGGALLVLLVLGLGLGYVKLKNKLNDKS, encoded by the coding sequence ATGGTCCGCAAGCTGATGCTGGGTCTCTGCCTGGCCGCCGCGACATTCGCAGTCCCCAGCACCGCCCTGGCCAAGGGGCAAGGGTCCAAGACCGCACCGGCGCAGGCCGCCGCCGCCAACACGGTGGACGCCACCGAGCAGGGCTCCAACCTGGTCTTCACGCCGGATACCATCACCGTCACCCAGGGTGGGACGGTGACGTTCAAGGACACCGGCCAGGCGGCGCACACGGCCACTGCCGACAATGGCTCCTTCGACAGCGGCAACCTCAACGCCGGAGACAGCTACACCACGCCGCCGCTCACCACCGTCGGCACCATCTCCTACAAGTGCACCTACCACGCCAGCCTCGGCATGGTGGGCACCATCAACGTCGTGGCGGGCGGCCCGGGTGCCAAGGTCCCGACGGTCACTGCCAGCGTTTCGCCTACCCCGTCGCCCAGCTTCTTCGGCAGCGGCCTCCCCAGCCCCCAGACGGCCCCCACGCCGCCGCCCAGCCAGAAGTACTTCCCGAAGGTCGGTGGCGCCCTCCTCGTCCTGCTCGTGCTCGGCCTGGGGCTGGGCTACGTGAAGCTGAAGAACAAGCTGAACGACAAGAGCTGA
- the tmk gene encoding dTMP kinase: MSVPESSGPGLFLVVEGPDGAGKTTQIDLLAEFLTEAGSPPVITREPGGTPIGQAIRDILLDPTHTSMAPEAEALLYAADRAQHVAQVIRPALAAGRVVVSDRYLDSSLAYQGLARGLGVARILEISTWATGGLLPDLVVLVDTATELARTRSAGTDRLEQEPETFHRRVAEAYWALARTYADRFAIVDGTLPAGEVAAEVRRRVAPLLAPAAVAR; this comes from the coding sequence GTGAGCGTTCCAGAGTCCTCCGGCCCGGGCCTGTTCCTCGTGGTCGAGGGCCCCGACGGGGCGGGCAAGACCACCCAGATCGACCTCCTGGCCGAGTTCCTGACCGAGGCCGGCTCGCCGCCGGTCATCACCCGGGAGCCGGGCGGCACGCCGATCGGCCAGGCCATCCGCGACATCCTCCTCGACCCCACTCACACCAGCATGGCCCCCGAGGCCGAGGCGCTCCTGTACGCCGCCGACCGCGCCCAGCATGTCGCCCAGGTCATCCGGCCGGCGCTGGCAGCCGGCCGGGTGGTGGTCTCCGACCGGTACCTGGACTCTTCGCTGGCCTACCAGGGCCTCGCCCGGGGCCTCGGCGTGGCCCGGATCCTGGAGATCAGCACCTGGGCCACCGGCGGCCTGCTGCCCGACCTCGTCGTGTTGGTGGACACCGCCACCGAGCTGGCCCGCACCCGCTCGGCCGGCACCGACCGCCTGGAGCAGGAGCCGGAGACCTTCCACCGGAGGGTGGCCGAGGCCTACTGGGCCCTCGCCCGCACCTACGCCGACCGGTTCGCCATCGTCGATGGCACGCTGCCGGCCGGCGAGGTGGCCGCCGAGGTCCGGCGCCGGGTGGCGCCCCTCCTGGCGCCGGCGGCGGTGGCCCGGTGA
- the topA gene encoding type I DNA topoisomerase, whose product MAEHAGSLVVVESPAKAKTIQKYLGKDFKVLASVGHIRDLPESTLGVDVDHGFALQYELDEDKKKVIREIAAAAKKAEAVYLATDYDREGEAIAWHVAEACQIPPEKQRRVTFTEITRRAVTDAVAHPRDIDAHLVDAQQARRAIDRLVGYPVSQLLWKKIRYGLSAGRVQSPALRLIVEREREIRAFTATEYWTLAALLRTEAGERFGATLVQIGDRKVATKIDRDNPGDVDRRLAAEADVQAVVQALQGATYAVDDVRTKETRRTPPAPFITSTYQQEASRKLGLSARRAMAVAQRLYEGGYITYMRTDSTSMAGEAVSEAAGLIKSSFGDQYWAGRYKHHDRKVAGAQEAHECIRPTAMSRPRREVEAAIREDGGRDAEAMARVYDLVWKRTVASLMSPALYDQVSVDIAATPPGGEAVRHLFRATGSTLRFDGFMRIYLEGTDDEEESAAERLPALVARQPLDLIELRPEQHFTQPPPRYTEASLVKELEERGIGRPSTYASIMGTLVDEKRDYTHLNNRRFVPTDTGEVTTDFLVRYFGDHFMDFTFTSDMENHLDEVAEGRHAYRPTVESFYTALQDHLAKGAEVSRAEVTSEVSDQVCPDCGSPMAVKLGKRGKFLGCTNYPDCKKTLPMPGAEREGPELLDEKCPDCGAQLAKRMGRFGPFVGCSTYPECKYIQKKPRTSTGMPCPKCTAEPCKTCKARHEVGILIERVGKRGKFYGCGHYPACRHTQNADPREPVPGPEGTPPEGEPPAVEVPAAVSAG is encoded by the coding sequence ATGGCGGAGCACGCGGGCAGCCTGGTGGTGGTGGAGTCGCCAGCCAAGGCGAAGACCATCCAGAAGTACCTGGGCAAGGACTTCAAGGTCCTCGCCTCGGTGGGCCACATCCGCGACCTGCCAGAGAGCACCCTCGGCGTGGACGTCGACCACGGCTTCGCCCTCCAGTACGAGCTGGACGAGGACAAGAAGAAGGTGATCCGGGAGATCGCCGCCGCCGCCAAGAAGGCCGAGGCCGTCTACCTGGCCACGGACTACGACCGCGAGGGCGAGGCCATTGCCTGGCACGTCGCCGAGGCGTGCCAGATCCCGCCCGAGAAGCAGCGCCGGGTGACCTTCACCGAGATCACCCGCCGGGCGGTGACCGATGCGGTCGCCCACCCCCGAGACATCGACGCGCACCTGGTGGACGCCCAGCAGGCCCGCCGGGCAATCGACCGCCTGGTGGGCTACCCGGTCTCCCAGCTGCTCTGGAAGAAGATCCGCTACGGCCTCTCCGCCGGCCGGGTCCAGTCCCCCGCCCTGCGCCTGATCGTCGAGCGGGAGCGGGAGATCCGGGCATTCACCGCCACCGAGTACTGGACGCTGGCCGCCCTGCTGCGCACCGAAGCGGGCGAGCGCTTCGGTGCCACCCTGGTCCAGATCGGTGACCGCAAGGTTGCCACCAAGATCGACCGCGACAACCCGGGGGACGTCGACCGCCGGCTGGCGGCCGAGGCCGACGTCCAGGCGGTGGTCCAAGCCCTCCAGGGCGCCACCTACGCCGTCGATGACGTGCGCACCAAGGAGACCCGCCGGACCCCGCCCGCCCCCTTCATCACCTCCACCTACCAGCAGGAGGCCTCCCGCAAGCTGGGCCTCTCCGCCCGGCGGGCGATGGCGGTGGCCCAGCGCCTGTACGAGGGCGGCTACATCACCTATATGCGGACCGATTCCACCTCCATGGCCGGCGAGGCGGTCTCCGAGGCCGCCGGGCTCATCAAGTCCTCCTTCGGCGACCAGTACTGGGCCGGGCGCTACAAGCACCACGACCGCAAGGTGGCCGGCGCCCAGGAGGCCCACGAGTGCATCCGCCCCACCGCCATGTCCCGCCCCCGGCGGGAGGTGGAGGCCGCCATCCGGGAGGACGGGGGCCGGGACGCCGAGGCGATGGCCCGGGTGTACGACCTGGTGTGGAAGCGGACGGTGGCGTCGCTGATGTCACCTGCGCTGTACGACCAGGTGTCGGTGGACATCGCCGCCACCCCCCCGGGCGGCGAAGCCGTGCGGCATCTGTTCCGGGCCACCGGCTCCACGCTGCGTTTCGACGGCTTCATGCGCATCTACCTCGAGGGCACCGATGACGAGGAGGAGTCAGCCGCCGAGCGCCTGCCCGCGCTGGTTGCCCGCCAGCCCCTCGACCTGATCGAGCTGCGCCCCGAGCAGCACTTCACCCAGCCGCCGCCCCGCTACACCGAGGCCTCGCTGGTCAAGGAGCTGGAGGAGCGGGGGATCGGCCGGCCCTCCACCTACGCCTCGATCATGGGCACCCTAGTGGACGAGAAGCGGGACTACACCCACCTCAACAACCGGCGCTTTGTGCCCACCGACACCGGCGAGGTGACCACCGACTTCCTGGTGCGCTACTTCGGCGACCACTTCATGGACTTCACTTTCACCTCGGACATGGAGAACCACCTCGACGAGGTGGCCGAGGGCCGGCATGCCTACCGGCCGACGGTCGAGTCCTTCTACACCGCCCTCCAGGATCACCTCGCCAAGGGGGCCGAAGTCTCCCGGGCCGAGGTGACCAGCGAGGTGAGCGACCAGGTCTGCCCGGACTGCGGCAGCCCGATGGCGGTCAAGCTGGGCAAGCGGGGGAAGTTCCTGGGCTGCACCAACTACCCGGACTGCAAGAAAACCCTGCCGATGCCGGGCGCGGAGCGAGAGGGCCCGGAGCTGCTGGACGAGAAGTGCCCCGACTGCGGCGCCCAGCTTGCCAAGCGGATGGGCAGGTTCGGGCCCTTCGTGGGCTGCTCCACCTACCCCGAGTGCAAGTACATCCAGAAAAAGCCACGCACCTCCACCGGCATGCCCTGCCCCAAGTGCACCGCCGAGCCGTGCAAGACGTGCAAGGCCCGCCACGAGGTGGGGATCCTGATCGAGCGGGTGGGCAAGCGGGGCAAGTTCTACGGCTGCGGCCACTACCCGGCCTGCCGGCACACCCAGAATGCCGACCCTCGGGAGCCGGTACCCGGTCCTGAGGGGACGCCGCCGGAGGGAGAGCCCCCCGCCGTCGAGGTGCCCGCCGCGGTGTCCGCGGGCTAA